From a region of the Malania oleifera isolate guangnan ecotype guangnan chromosome 12, ASM2987363v1, whole genome shotgun sequence genome:
- the LOC131143687 gene encoding cytochrome b-c1 complex subunit Rieske-4, mitochondrial-like, with amino-acid sequence MLRIAARRLSSLSWRSSQTSSQALLSRNPFNDPRGEAPFDGSRSISSSFSNSFVFGYESRYRQIRGYASEALTPRNDMGFISEIPATEVAIKNPSSKIMYDEYNHERFPPGDPSKRAFAYFVLTGGRFVYASLLRLLVLKFVLSMSASKDVLALASIEVDLSSIEPGTTVTVKWRGKPVFIRRRTEDDVKLANSVDVGTLRDPQEDSTRVQNPEWLIVIGVCTHLGCIPLPNAGDFGGWFCPCHGSHYDISGRIRKGPAPFNLEVPTYSFLDENKLLIG; translated from the exons ATGCTGAGAATTGCCGCGAGGAGGCTCTCTTCTCTCTCATGGAGGTCCTCTCAGACCTCCTCTCAGGCCCTCCTCTCCAGAAACCCCTTCAACGACCCCCGCGGTGAAGCACCCTTCGACGGCTCCAGATCCATCTCCTCTTCCTTTTCCAATTCCTTCGTCTTCGGTTACGAATCGAGATATCGTCAAATCAGAG GGTATGCATCTGAAGCCCTTACACCAAGGAATGACATGGGATTTATTTCAGAAATCCCAGCTACTGAGGTAGCCATAAAGAATCCCTCttcaaaaattatgtatgatGAGTACAACCATGAGCGTTTTCCCCCTGGTGACCCTAGCAAACGTGCATTTGCCTACTTCGTGCTTACTGGTGGCAGATTCGTGTATGCCTCTTTGCTCCGTCTTCTTGTCCTGAAGTTTGTTCTGAGCATGTCTGCCAGCAAAGATGTTCTTGCACTTGCCTCCATTGAAGTTGACCTCTCCAGCATTGAGCCTGGGACTACCGTAACAGTCAAGTGGCGGGGGAAGCCTGTGTTCATCAGGCGTCGAACTGAAGATGACGTCAAGTTAGCTAATAGTGTTGATGTTGGGACACTTCGCGATCCCCAGGAAGACTCAACTAGGGTTCAGAACCCTGAATGGCTCATTGTAATTGGGGTTTGCACGCATCTGGGATGCATCCCCCTACCAAATGCTGGTGATTTCGGGGGATGGTTCTGCCCATGTCATGGTTCCCATTATGACATTTCTGGGAGGATCCGGAAGGGCCCTGCACCCTTCAATCTGGAGGTTCCCACTTACAGCTTCTTGGACGAGAACAAGCTGCTTATTGGGTGA